In Pyrus communis chromosome 15, drPyrComm1.1, whole genome shotgun sequence, the genomic stretch ACGAAGAACTATGCTCTGCAATTGAATGCATGTTTGGACTGAAAGGGCTGCTAAACGATCCAAGAGGTTCAGGGTGGAAATTGGTTTATGTGGATTATGAGAACGACGTTCTACTTGTCGGGGATGATCCTTGGGAGTAAGCAAACCAAAACTTTTGCCATAAATTTGTGTTGAAATGTTATACCGGTACTTCGATTCATCTCTGATCGCTCTCATTTGTTAATAATTTTGCAGGGAATTCGTTGGTTGTGTTCGCTGCATCAGAATCCTTTCGCCTACGGAAGTTCAGCAGATGAGTGAAGAGGGCATGAAGCTTCTGAACAGCGCTGCGATGCAAGGGATGAACGGCACCATGTCCGAAGGTGGGCGTCCTTAAAATGGCCGCCACTGCAGCTACAACCGCACACAATGGCCCGGACAGGTTGCACGTTAGGGCTTGTAACTAGGATGCACTGCTAGGCCAGTTGATGTGGGTGCTAAAGTACTTTAGCTTTTGTGTTTTAGGTGAGGTTTGATGTACTAATGACTTGACATCAATTAGCAGGACCTGAAAGATAATACTTTTTAACTCGTGTTTCGTAAGATTTATATATCCTCTGCTAAACACGAACAAGTTTTACCTGCCGAAGCATTGATCTAACCATCGAACGAGTTTATCTACTGGACTAGATAATGTATTATTCGAGTTTTTAGTAAGAAAGCCAGATCAAAGAAGATTCGGAAGTGGATGCAGATTTGAATGGTAAAATACATCAAATATCGGATGCTATAATACAACATCAACCAAGCCTTAACCCCGCGAGGTCGGCTGTATAAATCATAGAGCGTGCAGTAATACATGATAATACACCATATTCTTTCACTTCCTAACAATTCATCGTCATAGAACAGCACCTATTACTCCCCTCAAGCACAAAATAACAGATACAAATACCTTGTAAATTACAGAACAGATTCCATTTGCTACCGCCAGCTCTTATTGCGATGTTCAAGGAATTTCACAAGGTTGTTAAACGAATGAACCCGCGCAAATTCGTGCGGGGAAGCAGATAgaacatcaaattttggtttaCCTAATGCAGTGTCGTGCGAGAAGTACCTGATCATCAGACTCTAACCGGTTTCTGCAAAACGGCAGACAAATAAATCTCCAATTTGCCTGACCCTGCTGTATCTGCCTTCTCCCCGACGACCCATTTGAGTTTTTTATATCCAAACCGCTCGATCAACCTGGTTAAATCTCTCTTCTTTTCATCATCCGAGCAATAAAAGTTGTCCAGCCAAAACAAACCTCCCGCCCTCAAAATGCGGTCGATATCAAACATCAAGAACTCGAACTTTTCCGGTTTTCCTCCAACATCCAATCCACTGGCGGCATGGACCAAATCGAACACATTATCATGGAAAGGAAACGTGTGATCTAAGCTCAAAAACAGAGGGAAAAGCCCTCTTGCAGCTATGAATTCGTTAAACGGGGCTTCGATATTCAGAGTGTTGGTGATCACAGTCACGTTCCTCTCTGCCATTCTAGCAGCGAAGGTGCCAGACCCACCTCCAATATCAAACCCTATTCTGATTCCTCCACTCCCCAAAGCTAAAACATCATCAATGAGGAAATCATTCTTGCTCCTAGCCTTGACAAATCTCTCGTTTTCGGACCCGTTAACCAAATCGAAACAACCAACGCAATCCTTACTCAATTTCTTAGCATTCAAGCATTCAAATTTCTTGCATCCAAGGCCGCTCCAACTCACAATCTTATCACTAACAGGTTTCCAAAGCGAAATCGGAAAAGGGTCTAAACCCACCTTAGGAACCGTCTTGGCAAAGCACCTCCGTCGCGGCAGAGGCTCGCATCCGCGCAGAATCAGCTTCTGGGCAAGGCTCCAATCGTCGGGACAAGGCCCGGAGACCTTGTAGTTCATGTACTCTGACAGCAAGCCGGCGGATTTCTCACAGGAATGGCCGACGGAAGCCACCATTTCCGTGATCCCGGTTTTCGAATCTTTGCCGAGAGGGAGCTGGTGGTGCTGGAGGAAGACTTTGAGCTCGTTTGCGATGTTGGGATTAGAAAGATCGATGCTTTCGTAGCCGAGGAGCTCCTTTTCCATCTGGGCAAGCTTCTTTTGCGACGAATCAATCTCACGGAGGATCAGAGCGACCTGCTCGGAGATGAGGGAGATGTTCTTCTGGGTGTGGTGGAGGAGATGGTATGTTTGGTGGTCTTTCGGGGAGTATGTGAAGGCGTAGAGCGCGAAGAGGTTGGTGGTGATGACGGAAAACAGCATGAGGAGGTTGACGGCAGAGGAACAGAGCGATGCTCTTCGGAATCTGGCGCTTCCGTCGCCGATCTTGAGAGAAACAGAGCCCATCTTGGCGGTGGGAGTGAGTGAGACTTGTGGAGTGATTTGATTGAAcaagtggagagagagagaggacactCAGTCAGTGGGGGTGGTCGAGAGTAGGATTGTTAAGTGAGATCAGAGAGTGATTTGTGAATTTAAAAGACAGTAAATTGTTGTCGGCTGCGATTGCAATGATTCCAGAACTAGTTTGGTATTAagatgattctgaaaaaaatggCTATAAAAAAGCtacttttttttatgtttggtaaacatttaactttagctttttttaacagttttaggtgaaaaaagccaaaaacacaaagctgcaaaacccaactttgaaaaaccagtttttttccacatctgttttacataaaagtttatcaaaacactataatactgcttttttttttttcaaaagcacttttacaaaaaaatttaccaaacactctgctgcttattctcacagcacagcagaagcagttttttttcaaagtactgcaataccaaaccagccccaAGTCTGTTGTCCCATTTTGTGGGTCTCGTTTGTGTCTTTTTGCTAATATTTCGACACAcgtttttttcagttttatttttttcttgtcaaatgacagattttattaaattatctAGTAACAGAGTTTGAATTCATACCGTCATGTAATGACTCAACATTTTTTTACCATTGTGCTAAAGAAACATTTGTTTTTGAGACACGTTTTCTAACTTAAGTTAATGATTACGttgttaactttttttatttaacatttaaaaattttaaaaatatctgAAACCCGGTATTCAATGCGCCTGAGGGAGTACACAGGACGAAAGGAACCAAACAATCGTAAACCATCAAGACGCACATTCTCATGCTCGTCGCATCATACGTCTTCGATGACACAGATTTTGTTAAAGTGGAAGAGTGTATCGAGTGTATCGAGTGTTTTGTGCAATTGTTTACTACTAAAGTTTAAAGGAAAATTTTGTATGATGAAaatttttgtcttcttcttctttgataaAATTGCACAtataaaacaatcaacacctttggtcaaggccaagtgCCTCAAGTGTCCACGATGAATGGAGGgtgctttggctgaagaaccttcgatgccaaagttagaatttagagagaaaaatgtttggagagtttttaggagttttgcaagagtgtggaacTCCTCTTTCAAAGAAAATGGAGTCTTATTTATAGAGTATGGCTGGCCCTCTTTGGAAGAGAGAGTGGCCAGCCCTTCGATGTTTTTTGGGTGGTGTAATGGTGATTAATTTGtgattaatagattaattaggaattaatctattaattagcctaattaatttaatttgtatagaaggttttgaaggttatggaatgatttCCTTGTAGAGGATATGGAGTAAAGATGGATAAGATAAATTTGCACttattacctattttgggcactcttGACTCAGTTAATGAATGATTCTCCACTGCTCGCGTGTAGGAAACCCTGTgtgtctcgagggtaattttgtcctcttcacctaaaaatccacgtgttgccttttgattatttttggctgcACAATGACAATAAGGTCAATGATACTTTATGGCACGTAATGTTGGGTGGTCAAAAAGCAACATATGCAAAAAATGAGGTAGCAAGATGGGATGTTCTGTTGGATATGTGGGCACACAAGAGAAGATAGAATTAAGAACGAGGATATACGGGTTAAGAAGGAGTGGCTACAAATGAAgataaaatgagagaaaatcggttgaGATGGTTTGGACACGTGAACTAAACATCTATAGATGCTTCAGTTAGAAAATATGACTGTGAAAAGAGGCTCAAGGCAAAcggggtagaggaagactttGAAAGAGACTATAAGAAAAGATATGGAGTATTTGAAGCTAAAGAAAGACTCTGCGCAAAACCGTGTGCAATGACGTTCTAAGATTCATATAACCGACCACACTTGCTAGAATAGAACTTGGTTGTTGGAGGGGTTGTGGTAGGAGTGCAAGTTGGAGTGGAAACTACAATTTTGACTCAATACACATCCACTTGGAACACAAATATTTCAATTCCGACCATTCTGAAGAAGAAAACAGATTGAACATAAACCGAAATGTATACGGAGATTTAGAAATTTCTATATATTCTGCAAAAAAATTTGGCCACAACTGACACAGCAAGTGTGAAGTTACGTTGAACACATGTACATGCAGAAAGAAGTTGCCGCAATTGATCATGACATGTAGGCTTCCATGGGGGGAAACTCTTAGGGTGAGTATAACAACAAACTAAACAAATGTTGGCAAAATCTAGCtcaaaggcaattttgagccaCACTAGGAGGCTCCCCAATTGAAAGATGTACATGCAGGTAGTAGTAGCTACATTAACTGCTGATCTCCCTATCCATTTTCATTCTCTTTGCCTTGTGCACCTCCGGCACACTACTACCTCGTGGCTGGAACGATGCATCATGCTGGAACGTGCAATTTGCTCCTTTGTTGCATCCCCTTGAACTGTTGAAGAATATGCAAGGCTTCATATTCTTGGGTTTTGAATCTCTTGATTTGTAGTTATTATTAGATTCTTGGTTTACCACTGAATGGTCGCTGTGTCGGTTACCAAATGGTGGAAAGTTGTCATGCCGGTCTCCTCCATGTTGTTGAATCAAGCTTTTATAATAGTTGATGTCCTTTGCTGGTGGGGGTGGTCCAACAGAAGGCGAAGAATGAACTGGAATTCCTGCAGGCGGAGGTGGTCGTGCATCAGGAATATGTCCCATATTTGGTTGAGGATAGAAATGTCCACTTGATGAAGGTGTGTTGATTTCTGTCCTGATCATGTGAGATGGATCTGATATGCCCATTGGGGGTGGCCTTGTCATTGGTTGTGGATCTGTAACCAATTGCTCAATCATTTTCGGGTTGCTGAGAATCTTAATGAGCAATTCATGGTCAATCATATTTCCGTGCTCGTTGCTATTCACAATTGCACCAAGGGCAGCAGCTACAACATCAGGTTCTGCTGCAATAGGCATTCCAAGTGTTGCAGCCTTAATGTGGTTTCCATTGTTAGGAATATTGTTTTGAGACGGAACCAAAATTCCCTGAACGGATAGAAAGGGCTGCGAGCTTGTGGAATTGTTAAACGGTACCACGGATTCAGATGATGTTTCAACACTGGCATCTTCGTCTTCAATGGGGGTAATAGGTATGATAAGAGGTTGCCCACCAGTATGACTAGAGTCTTCAACATCTGCCAAAACAGAGGGGCTGcgcacagaaaaaaaaaaaaaaactgttcaGTTCATGGGTGTGTGAAACCTTTAAGACCAAAATTGTAGAAAGCAAAGTAGGTGACGAACTTTAAAGGAATGGCAGATGGCCGTGGATAAACTGCTTCCAGTACTCGTATCTCTCTCTGATTTTGAATCTCCACCTCTTTGCTTTCTTCCCCAGAAACCACTTGCCAAGTGGAGTTCAGCACAACCTGTGAAAAATTAGTATAATTCAAAAAAATGTTGTTAACTAATATTTCATACTGAAAcagtttcatatatata encodes the following:
- the LOC137716716 gene encoding probable methyltransferase At1g29790, whose translation is MGSVSLKIGDGSARFRRASLCSSAVNLLMLFSVITTNLFALYAFTYSPKDHQTYHLLHHTQKNISLISEQVALILREIDSSQKKLAQMEKELLGYESIDLSNPNIANELKVFLQHHQLPLGKDSKTGITEMVASVGHSCEKSAGLLSEYMNYKVSGPCPDDWSLAQKLILRGCEPLPRRRCFAKTVPKVGLDPFPISLWKPVSDKIVSWSGLGCKKFECLNAKKLSKDCVGCFDLVNGSENERFVKARSKNDFLIDDVLALGSGGIRIGFDIGGGSGTFAARMAERNVTVITNTLNIEAPFNEFIAARGLFPLFLSLDHTFPFHDNVFDLVHAASGLDVGGKPEKFEFLMFDIDRILRAGGLFWLDNFYCSDDEKKRDLTRLIERFGYKKLKWVVGEKADTAGSGKLEIYLSAVLQKPVRV
- the LOC137717564 gene encoding zinc finger CCCH domain-containing protein 6-like; translation: MRGLKNSKRVSWASDVNLCQVKLFLLEESPSQIGLSTQDHLQAKASWPSHSSGTGSDDTLPPGFEGPHPANQPQVDLSQILLIKWRCPPKVVLNSTWQVVSGEESKEVEIQNQREIRVLEAVYPRPSAIPLNPSVLADVEDSSHTGGQPLIIPITPIEDEDASVETSSESVVPFNNSTSSQPFLSVQGILVPSQNNIPNNGNHIKAATLGMPIAAEPDVVAAALGAIVNSNEHGNMIDHELLIKILSNPKMIEQLVTDPQPMTRPPPMGISDPSHMIRTEINTPSSSGHFYPQPNMGHIPDARPPPPAGIPVHSSPSVGPPPPAKDINYYKSLIQQHGGDRHDNFPPFGNRHSDHSVVNQESNNNYKSRDSKPKNMKPCIFFNSSRGCNKGANCTFQHDASFQPRGSSVPEVHKAKRMKMDREISS